A window of Longimicrobium sp. genomic DNA:
CGCCCTGCTCGCCTGCGCGGTTGGATGGCACCCGCTCAGCGCCCAGCTCGCGCTCACGCACGCGAACGTGGTGGACGTGGAGCGCGGGGTGGTGCTCGCGGACCGCACGGTGCTGATCTCGGGGAACCGCATCGTGGCGGTAGGCACCGGCGTGCGCGTGCCGGGCGGCGCGCGGGTGCGGGACGCGCGGGGGAAGTACGTGATCCCGGGATTGTGGGACATGCACGTGCACACCTCGCGCGAGGGGCGGGCGCGCCACTTCTGGCCGCTCTTCCTGGCGAACGGCGTCACGGGCGTGCGCGAGATGGGGAGCTACCTCGACACGCTCCAGTACTGGCGTGCGGAGGCTCGGCGGCCGGGGAGCGGAGCGCCGCGCATCATCTGGTCCAGCCCCATGCTCGACGGCGTGCCGACCTCGTGGGTGCACGGCTACGGCGTTCCCGATGCGGCGCGGGCGCGCGTCGTCGTGGACACGATGCAGCGGCTCGGCTTCGACTTCCTCAAGGTCTACGACCGCCTCACGCGCGACGCGTACTTCGCCATCGCGGCGCAGGCGAAGCGGCGCGGGATCCCCTTCGCCGGGCACGTGCCGCGCGCGGTCACCGCCATCGAAGCGAGCGATGCGGGGCAGCGCAGCATCGAGCACGTGCTCGACGCACTGCACCTCGCCTGCACGCCGCGCGGCACCGAGTTGCTGACGGATTTCACCAGGGCGCGCGAGTCGCTCGGGCCCGCCGCGGACTCCACCCGGGCGGCGCTCCGGCGGCTTCAGTCCGCTGTCGTTCAGGGGCCGGTGGAGGACGCGTGCCGGCCCCTCTTCGCGCGGATGGTGGCGAACGGCACCTGGATGACGCCCACGCTCACCGTGACGCACGGCCAGGTGCCGCCCGAAGCGCTCATCGCCGACCCCCGCCTGCGCTTCGTGCCCCCCGCCCTGGCCGCGCGCTGGCGCAGCTCCGCCACCTCCGCCAACCCGGAGGAGGTCCGCCTGGAGCGCCGCCTGGAGGCGAACGCGTGGAGGCTGGTGGGCCTGGCGCATCGCGCGGGAGTGGGCATCCTCGCCGGCACGGACGCGAGCGATGAGGCGTACGTCTTCGCCGGGTCGGGGGTGCACGACGAGCTCGCCCTCTTGGTCGGCGCCGGGCTCTCGCCGCTGGATGCGCTCCGGACCGCCACCCTGAACCCCGCCCGCTACCTCGGCGCCCTGGACTCGCTCGGCACCGTCGCGCCCGGCAGGCTGGCCGACCTCGTCATCCTGGACGCCAACCCGCTGGCCGACATCCGCAACACCACGCGCATACACGCCGTCGTCGCGAACGGCCGCCTGATCGCCGCAGCCGAGCGCGCCCGCCTCCTCGCCCGCGCCGCCGCCGAAGCCGCCCGCGCCGGCACCGCCCCGCCCGCGCGCCGCTGACCCGCTTATCTCACGCAGAGGCGCAGAGACGCAGGGGGAGAACAACAGAGAAAAGCCTCACACAGAGAACACAGAAGGAACTGAAAGCCACAGAGAAAATCTTTTGCGGTTCTCTCTGTGTTTCTGTGTCTCTGTGTGAGCCATGCAGTTGCGGTTCTCTCCCGCGTCTCTGCGCGAACGGTATCACCTGCCGCGCACGCGCTCCAGCAGCCACCCGCGGCGACGGCGGCTGACGGGGATCACGATGCCGCTGACCAGGGTAACGTCCGCGGCGCCGATGCGGCGGATGCGGTCCAGGTGCACCAGCGCGCCGCGGTGCACGCGCACCAGGCGGGTTCCCGCCAGGCGCGCCTCGATGGAGGCGAGCGCCTCGCGCAGCAGGTAGCTGCGTCCGTGCGCGTGGATGCGCGCGTAGTAGTCGTCCGCCTCGATCCACTCCACTTCGTCCACGCGGATCACTACCTGCCCCCGCGCGCCGGGAACCAGGAAGTGGTCCGCCGCGGGGAGGCGGCGGCGGGCGCGGCGAAGCGCTTCCTCGAACCGCTCCTCGCGCACCGGCTTCACCAGGTAATCCACCGCCTCTACGTCGAAGGCCTCCAGCGCGAACTCGCCGTACGCGGTCAGAAAGACGACGGCGGGCGGCGCGTCCGCGCCCAGTGCGCGCATCACCGCGAAGCCGTCCAGCTCCGGCATCTGGACGTCCAGGAAGAGGAGATCCGGACGGAGCGCGCGGATGGCCTCCAGCGCGGAGCGTCCGTCGCCGCACTCGCCCACGATCTCCACGTCCGTGTGCGGCGCCAGGAGCTGGTGGAGGCCGCGGCGCGCCAGCGGCTCGTCGTCCACCACCAGGGCGCGGATCACGGCGCCCGCCGCGGAAGGCGGAGGCGCGCCTCCGTGCCGCCGCCCAGCACGGGCGCCACCTCCAGCGACGCGGCGCCGCGATACAGCTCGCGCAGCCGCGCGGCCGTGTTCCCCAGCCCGATCCCCGGCTCCATCCGCCCGCCCGGGAGCCCCGCGCCGTCGTCGCGTACCGTCAGCTCGATCATCCCATCCTCCACCCGCGCCGCCAGATCGATGGTGCCGCCCGCGGCCAGCGGCGCGAGCCCGTGGCGCAGCGCGTTCTCCACCAGCGGCTGCAGCACGAAGGCGGGGACCGGCGTGTCCATCGCCTCCGGCGGGAGCCGCTCCACCACGCGCAACCGGTCGCCGAAGCGCACCTTTTCGATCTCCAGGTAGCCGCGCACGAAGGAGAGCTCGCGCTCCAGCGTCACGAACTGCCCGGCGTCGTTCTCCAGCACTTCGCGCAGGAGCCCGCCCAGCAGGGTGAGCATGCGGGCCACCTGGCGCGACTCGCCGTCGCGCGCCAGCACCGTGATGGCGTTCAGCGTGTTGAAGAGGAAGTGGGGATGGAGCTGCATGCGCAGGGCGCCCAGGCGGGCCTCCGCGAGCTGCGCGCTCAGCTGTCCCGCCTCGTCCCTGCGCCGCTGCGCCTCCGCGTGGTGCTCGTACGCGTGCGCCACGCCCAGGAGCCCGAAGTAGGTGAGCGTGGTGAGCGGAAGCGACGACACGTACCAGCGCCAGAACATCCCGCCGGGCGGGTAAGGCATGGGCGTGGGGCTGAACGCGCGCATGGCCGCGGTGGCGACCCCCGCGTACACCGCCGCCACCACCAGCGAGACGGCGAGGTGCAGCGGCAGCGTCGTGGCGAGCGAAGCGCGCCGCACGGGGAGCCGACGCGCCAGCGCGAAGGCGAGTGGCGTGGCGAACGCGTACACGAACCACGCGGGCGACTGCGTGGCCACCGCGCGCCACGCCGCGAACGGGCGCCCGGCCAGGCGCGAAAAGGTGTACGTCTCCAGCGCCGCCAGCAGCGCCGGCACCGCCCACACCGCCAGCACCAGCGGCCAGCGAAGGCGCACCCGCGCGTGGTCCTCCGGCAGTGCCATGGAGCTCCTGAGTGCCGAGTGCCAGGTGGATTGGGACGGATGCACGTTACCCCGGCGCGCGGTCGCGAGGCAAGGCGCGACGGGCGGCCGCGCGGGCCGTTCGCTGCACGGGCGCGGCCGGTGGCTGCAACGACGTTGCGGGGCCCGGATGGGGCCGGTAGCGTGGGGCACGGGAGCCGGTTCCCCGCCTGCCTCACGAACTCCGAAACCAGCCGATGCACACACGACGAATCCACCTCGCGGCGCTCGCCGCGCTCCTCCTGGCACCGCCGGCGTCCAGCGCCCAGGCGCGCGCCTCCGTCCCCGCGCTCGACACCGCCATCGCGCGGATGGGCGGCGCGGAGCGGCTGGCGGCCGTGCAACGCGTGCGCCTGGAGATGGTCACGCAGTGGCAGCGCACCACCTTGGCCGAGGGACCATACGGCGACGCACCCTCGTACGAGCTGAACACGGAGCTCCGCGACTACACGCGCGCCGCGTGGCGCAACACCCGGCGCTCGTACGGCGGCGGCGCGTGGCGCGAGATCGTGGACGTGGTGCTCGACAGCGTCGCCATCCGCCACCTTCCCGCGGGGTTCCCCTCCCCCTCCGCGCCCGGCGGATGGGCGCCGCTCAACGTGGCGTACGTGGACGAGCGCCATGAGCTGTTCGCCTTTGCCCCCGAGCGGCTTCTCCTGGCGCTGCGCGGCGCCCCCGATCTCCGCGCGCTGCGGGACACGGTGGCGGCGGGCGTCCGCTACGCCCGCGTGGCCGGCACGGTGGACCGCTTCCGCGCCACCCTCCTGGTGCGCCGCGGCGACGGCTTTCCCGCCTCCGTCCACTTCGCCGCGAGCGCGCCCAACGACTTCGGCCTGGTGCCGTGGGGGCGGATGGAAGTGGCGATCCACTACTCCGCCTGGCGCCCGCAGGAGGGCCTCGTCTACCCCTTCCAGTGGGACGTGGCGCGGGTCGGGCGCCCATACAAGCGGATGTCGATCCTTGGGGCGCGCTTCAACCCCGAGGCGTCGCCGGACTCCTTCGCCGTGAGCGACTCGCTGCGTGCCGCCTACCTGGCGACCGCGCGCCGCCCCATGCACGACCTCCCGCTCGCCTCCGCGAAGCGGGTGGGAACGCGCTTCGCCACCTTCGCCACCTTTGGCGCCCCCGCCGGCGCGGTGAAGGTGGGCGGCCAGTGGCTCCTCCTGGAAGCCGGGCAGGCGCCGCTCAGCGCCGAGCGCGCGACGCAATGGCTCGCCGGCGCCGACCCGGGGAGCCGCGTGGGCGGCGCGATCCTCACCCTCACGGCGCCCGGCAACGGCGGCGTGGCGCACCTCGCGCGGGAGCGGGTCCCGGTGTACCTGGCCCCAGGCGCCCTCCCCTTCGTCGCCGCGATGCTGCGCGGCCACGGCGTCGCCTCCGCCCCGCCCGCGCCCGTCCGGAGCGCCCGCTGGCTCACCCTGGCCGGCGACTCCGTGTGGATGGAGCCCATCGACCTACCCGACGCGCCGGGAGCCATGCTGGTCTACCTCCCCTCGCTGGAGTGGGTGTACTCCGGCACGATGTCGAACCCCATCCACCGCGGCCTCGTCCTGGCGCGCGTCTGCGGCCGCGGCTGGGCGGTGACGCGTGCGGGCACGCCTTCGCCCGCGTTCGAAGCGCCCACGCGCGGCAGCCTCTGCTCGGCGCGGTAGCGGCAAGCATGTCGGTGGACATTGGACACAACAAGATTGCAAATGGCGACCAGTTGACGTACAGTGCCTCGGGACTCGGATCTCTTCCGGCCATGGAGCGAGGTGCGCCCGGTAGCGTTCACCCCCCTCGATGCTCTGAGTGCCTTACTCCTGCAAGAAGGTGGGCAACAGATGCGTCATTCTTTCAAAGTGATCATGGTCGCCGTGCTCGTGGCCGGCGCCTGCCGCGAGAGCCTCATCGACGCCAGGCCCGAGCCCGGGATCCGCTTCACCGCGGGGGTGGGGAGCACCGACACGATCCAGGCGACCCCCGTCCAGGCTCTCAACGTCCGGGTGAACGAGGCGGATGGCAAGCCTGCCCGGGGAGCGGTCGTGCGCTTCGAGGCGGTGCTCTCCGCCGTGAGCTCGCTGCCCTCCATGACTGTGGGAACGCTCGCCTCCGCCCCGCTGATGGAGACGGCGGTCGACACCACGGACGCCAGCGGCGTAGCGTCCATCCTCGTGCGGTTCGGCATCATCGCCGGCCCGGGAAAGATCACCGTCACCGTTCCGGCGCTCGGCTTCCAGGACACCGCGCGCTACACCGTCACCCCCGGCGCGGCGGTGCGGACACACGTCACACCACGGGACACGGCGGTCTACCTCGACGGATCGGTCACCCTGCACGCAATGGTCATCGACCGCATCGGCAACTGGCGCCTGGAGGTACCCACGCTCAGCAGTCCGGAGGGAGTGTCGGTCTTGGGACACACGGTCAGATCCTCCAGCTTCGGGCGGCACGTGGTGCGCGCCGCGTTCCCGGGCATCACGGGGGACAGCGTGTACGTCACGGTGCTCCCGCGGGGGCGCCTGGCCGCCGTCCGCGGCTACATGGGCAACACGCTGGTGATGATGGATCTCGACGGCAGCAACCGGGTCGCCGTACCGCTGCGAGGCCCGATCTCGGGCATCGACTGGGCGCCCGACGGCAGGGTAGTGGCCGGCGTGGCGAACTCGATCGGCTCGGCCAACGTGCTCGAGGCGGTCTCCCCGGCAGGGCAGTCTTCCACGTTCCTGAGCGGCTCGCTGGCCACGGAGGGCGAGGACTACCCCGTCTTCTCCGCGGATGGGAGGTCGGTGTTTTTCGGCGGGCATGCAAACAACCGCCAGACGACGCTATGGAGAGCTAATTCGAACGGCACGGAAAGCCAGTCGTCGTCGTTAAGCCTGCGCTTCGACTGGGGCTTCAGCTATGGCCCTTCGCCGGACGGCACGAAGCTGGTGCACTCCGGCTTCCTCTACGACCTGCAGACGCGAACCGTTACCTGGCTGGATACGCCCGCCGAAAGCTGGCGCTGGTCTCCCCTCGGGGACCTGATCGCCTACAACAGCTTCTCCCTTCTGGGCGTGATCAGGCCCGACGGCACCGGGCGCCGCGTCTTGTCCAGCACCTACACCGGCTCCACGGACCGAAGCGTCGACTGGTCCGGTGACGGCAAGTATCTCGTGATCCGCTCGGGAACCGCGCTGGAGCTGTTCGAGGTAGCGTCCGGCAAACGGGCCATGTTGCCGTTCACCACCGACTTCACCCAGGCCGTGCTGAAGTAGGCGTCCCGCTTCAGCATACGGCATGACGGGCCCGCACCTCTCCGGATGGTGCGGGCCCGTCGCGGTTCTACAGTTCACGCCGCCGCCCGGGCCTCGCCCAGCCGCACGCGCAGCAGCAGGTCGTGCAGCGCGGCCCGCGTCGCAAGCGAAGCCGTCTCCAGACTACGACGCAGCCGAGCACGCCGCCCCGCCGCTGAGGCGCTCGTTCCGTTCGCACTGGAGCCAGAGCCTACTCGGTCTGGCCGGAGACGCGGACCGGCAGCAAGCTGCATCTCAGCTCGCCTCCGCGACAGAGCGGCACGCTGCCGGCCGGCACCCCGAGCTGGCTCTCCTCGTTTATCCCCCAGCAGTAGACCACTCCGTCACTGCGCACTCCGCAGGTAAACCCAACCCCGACGTCGACCTGCTTCCAGCTCGATCCGCCCGCCACCGGCAAGGGGACGGCGCTGCAGTATGCGCGATCGGCCCCGCAGCCGGCGCTCGCGGCCTCCGTGCCGAGCTGCCCACCGTCCCGGGTACCCCAGCAGTACGCCGCCCCTTCGGCAGTGAGCCCACAGGTGTTGCTGAATCCGGGGCTCAGCGACGCGAACCGGTGTCCGGCGGCGACGGCGCGAATGGGAGCACGCTGCGTCAAGGTATCTCCGACCCCCAGGATTCCCATGGTGTTCCGCCCCCAGCAGTACGACTCACCCGTGGTCGCCACCGCGCAGGCGTGATCCGCGCCGGCCGAGATCGATGTGAACCGCCTTTCACCCTGGACGGCGGCCGGCACAATCGCGCACGGTGTGCCGGAGAAGCATCGGGCGCTTGGCTCGGATCCGAGCTGTCCCGTCAGATTCGTTCCCCAGCAGTACGCCCTGCCGTCGGTCGCCACCCCGCAGGTAAACTGTTCCCCGGCCTCCAGGGAGCGGAACCGTAGCTCCCCGGCCACACGCGCGGGCTCCAGGCGGTCCAAGCGTGTGCCGTCGCCGAGCTGGCCGTCCGCGTTGCGCCCCCAGCAGAAGGCGGCGCCGTCCCTGTCCAGGGCGCAACTGTGCGTGAGTCCTGCCGTGACCGACGTGTAGCTGTTGTCTCCGCGCACACGCACCGGCACGTCCGAACCGTCGCCCGATCCGTTGCCGAGCTGCCCAGCGCCGATGTCGCCGCCTGCGCCCCAGCAGCGCAGGGATCCATCCACCGCGAGACCACAGGTGTGATAGTAACCGGCGGCGAGGCGTGTGAAGCGCGGCGCGTCTTTTACGGGAACCATGCTCGCTTGTTCGTCCAACCCACCGTTGCCGAGCTGCCCCTGCTTTCCGCGTCCCCAGCAATACGCACGCCCACTCTCCGTCAGCCCGCACGCATGCCGCGCTCCGGCAACCACCTGGGCGAACGGCTCGGCGACCGCTTCCGGGCTGAGCGCGTTGTCGCAGCCGCCCGCCAGCAGGAACACGAGCACACCAAGGCTCCTGTGCGTCTTACTGCGCGGCCGGGGTGCTGCATTTGCGCAAACCATCGAACACCTCTTTGCTTTTCTGGCTCACCTGAAACGGGCGGCGCTTTCCGCATACGCCAGGTGAGCACACCCTTCATCCGTCCACCCCGGTTTTCGGCGTGGGCCGGTACGATGTTCATGTTCTCACAACGGGCACGTGGGACAGGCCTCGTCTGGATTGGAGGATGTCACGCTTATGCGAGCATGCCTGTAGATGCTCTGCCCGTCTGACCCGTCTCGTACGATCAGCGAGAGCGCATAGTACTCGGTTCGTCCGGCGCTCGGGCAAAGCCTCATGGTGGTGGACGTTCCCGTGCTGCCACTGCTCCACTGGTAGGTGATGGGGCCGTCGCCGCCGTAATGGACAGCTCCATACGTTTTGTTAATGCACTGAGACAGCTTGTAGCTGAACTGACAGCGATCGTTGAAGCAACCCGCCATGTTCACCTCGTACAGCCCGCCCAGCGCCTTCATCGCGTTCGGATAGCCGTACCCCGTGAAGCTGTCCCACCCAGGCCCCGAGTCCTCGTTCACCACGTCGGTCGCTGCCCAGATCATCCGGTCACGGACCTCGAAGTTACGCATCCCCGGATAGCGCGAACGAATGAGCGTGGCAATTCCGGACACCAATGTGGATGCGTTCGAAGCTCCACCCGTGGTGCCCCACGGGCCCCCGTCGATCGAGTGATGCCCGGTGGTACTGTGACCCACCGGAGCCGAGAGGGCGACTTCCGGGCCCGCCCAGCTCTCCGGAATCTTCCGCTTCGTGTTCAGGTCCAGGCCGGTAACCGCGATGACCCGTGGGTGCTGCGCCGGGAAGGCGACCCCCCAGATGTACCCGTACGGGCAGGTGGTTCCCGCCGCGGCTACGAACAACACATCGTAATTGTCGTAGAGGAAGTAGATGTTGTCGCTGACGCCGTCGTACCAGTTGTCCGCGCGCAGCGCCATGTTGACGACACGCGCCCCCTGCTCACGTACGGAGATGTCCAGCGCCCGGTTGATCCGCCACATGTCCACGGATATGTAGCCGTTGCCATGCCGTACACTGATGGCCCGCGCCCCGTACGCGACGCCCACGGTGTTCGTCCCGTTGCGCGGCGCCGCCAGGGCACCCATCTGGTGCGTCCCATGGGAATTGTCGTCCTGGCCGGTAATCACCCGGTTCTCGACGTCAAAGGGAGTGACACCCGCCAGCTCCGGCTGGAATACGTCGATCCCGGTGTCGACCAGCGAAACCGTGACGCCACTCCCGGTGCTCCGCAGCCAGGCACTCGGAATCGCCATGGCATCGAACACCAGCGGAACGGAATCGCCTCCGAGAGGACGCGCACCGTAGATCGGTGAGCTGCTGCTTCCGTCAGATGTGCCGCAAGAAGACATCAGAGAGGGACCGCCCACTCCGATCGCGCTGCCGCCCTCCAGATAGTACGGATTTAGATACACGGCCGGCTCTACGTAGTCTGAGAACGGCCAGCGCTGAAGCCGGGCGAGCGCCGCTGGAGTGAGAGGCCTGACTCGAACCATCGGCAGATACTCGCTCACCTCGACGACGCGCATCTCCGGATCATGGCGGAGTGATTCCAGCGCATGCTCCCAGACCGCATCGGGTACGACCCGCTTGCCTTCGATCATGCCCCGCCGGGAGCCCGGCTCTTTGACGCCTACCGTGACGGTAGTGTCAGCCTGAACGATGTAGCCCCAGAGACTTTCCGCCGAAGCACGAACCCACTTCCCTTTCCGCGCCAGACTATCTCCGGCTTCCAAGGATTGAGCGGCCCGGCCCGGCGCACCCGCGCTGGGGCTGACGAGCGCCGCAGGATCGTCGCACCCGGCAGCCGCGATGACAAGCACCAAACCGCTGAGGTAAAGCCGAATCTTCACCGTATAAACTCTTGTCTGAGGGGAAAACTCTTAGAACGACTTATGGCGGGAATCAGGTTATGAAACTTAGCGAAATCTTGCTAAAGCGCCAAGGGGGCCAAAACTAAAGGCACGGAGAAAGACGCTTCTCCGTGCCTCCGGTGTTCGGTCCCTTCACGCCGCCGCCCGGACCTCGCCCAGCCGCACGCGCAGCAGCAGGTCGTGCAGCGCGGCCCGCGTCGCCGGCGAAGCCGTCTCCGGCAGGCGGCTGAGCTCGGCGGCATCGGCGAGGGCGCGGCACAGGCGGAGGAACTCCACACGGTGGAATACCGCGTCCGCATCGCCGAGTACCGACTGCTCAGCACCGGCCGTCTTGCGGTGGATCAGCTCGTCGATGTACGGCAGCCTCATTTCCCTGTTGCACGCGTAAAGGGAGGCGACCACATCGCCGCTCCGCATCATCCGGATGCCGGTGAGGAGTACGCGGTACACGTAGAGGAGGGGCTTCACGCGGCGCGGCTCCTCCTTCTCCCACAGCCGCCACTGGTTGTGCGCGAAGCCCAGGTAGTGCCGCACGCAGCGGCGGGTGATGCAGCCGCGCGCGATCTCCTTGAGCTCCTCGTGCTCGGGCGTGGTGTGCACCACGAGCGGCGAGTAGAGCTGCTCCAGCACGTAGCCGTTGTCGCGCAGCAGGAGCGCAAAGAACTTGCGCGCGTCGTGGGTCACCAGGTCCACCTCCGCGCCGCCGCGGACGTGGCTGCGCTTCACCGTGTCCTCGCCCTCCTCCAGCCCCGCCACGGCGGCCAGCGGCAGCACGTGGCACCCGCGCAGATCCCAGTCCGAATCGCCGGACGGGAAGCCGTAGAGGTGCGCGCCGCTCACCGTGGCGAACAGGAGGGGATAGGGGTGCGCGGCGGTCTCGGCGCGCAGGGGTTCGTTCTTTATCATCAGCATGGGTCACCGCCTTTGGTGCGTTAGTGCGTTAATGCGTTAGTGCGTTGGGGTTTGTGCCCCCCCGTTCTATGTCATCCTGAGAGCGAGCCGCCGTCACGATCAGCCGCAGTGCGCTCCTCACTCCCTGCGGCGAGCGAAGGATCTAGCCGGCGAAGCGTGAGGACCGAGGGTCGTCACAGGCCCCTCGCCACGCGCAGTAGATCCTTCGCTACGCGCCACAGATTGGTGATTGGGAGAGGGCAGGGCGGCGCGTCGCTCAGGATGACAAAAAGTGCCGTTCCTCCTGTCCCCGAAGCGCACTCACGCACTCACGCACTAACGCACTCACGCACTAACGCACTAACGCACTTCCGTCCCCACCGCACTGCGCCGGGCACGGATCAGGTATCCGTTCGCCCACGCGTAGTCGGGGCGATCCGGGAGGCGCGTGGATGCGAGCGCGGCGTCGAACTCGCGGTGGAGCGCGAGCCTCCATTCGTTCACTTCGTCCCACGGCGCCGCGCCCGATTTGATGCCCAGGAGCGCGGCCCGGTTCTCCTCCACCCGAACCGGGACGTGGCCGTCGCGCAGGGCCGTGATGCCGCTGATCAGCAGGCGCACCAGGTGCATGGCGTGCTTCCACCTGGGCGCGCCCGTGTTGCGGACGTCCTGCTCCAGCTTGCGGAACTGCGACATCACGTAGCCGTTGTACGTCTGGTAGACGATCTTCGACAGGAAGCGCCCCCGCTCGCGCAGCAGCTCCTCCGCCAGCGGCGCCGCGTGCTCGACGCGCGGGGAGTAGAGCACTTCCAGGATGTTGGGGTTCGCCTTGAGCGCGAGCCCCAGGAACTTCCCCACCTCCCAGTAGCACTCCTCCGTCGCCACGTTCTCCAGCTGCTCCGGCACGCCGTAAAGCGACCAGTGAAGCTCGGCCGGGGGCAGGTACACGCCGCGCCGGTCCACGTCCGACTCCTCGTCGTCCAGCCCGTACGCGCGCGAGCCCACCACCACGCGCAGCATCACGTGCTCGTCTAGCGAGTGGTCGCGCAGCACGCCGCCCAGCTCCGCCAGCGTCTCCGCCTGCAGGTGCTTGCGGATGGTGAGCTCCGTCCTGGGAAGCGACAGCTCCGTCCCGTCCACCAGGCGCACGCGGTAGGCGTGCGTGTGGTCCGTGGGCGCGCCCACCACCTTGCCCACGGAGCCCGCCGGCGCCAGCGGCCGGCCCGCGCCCGTGGCCGCCGCCCGCCGCAGCACCACTTGCGTGCCCACGGGAAGGATCAGGTTCAGGTTGTACGTCATCGTATGCCCATCCCGGGGGCGTGCCGCGCGGGCACGCCCCTCAGTGTGTTGTCAGGTTGTCGAGCGGGATAGGCGAAGCAGGAGGAGTCAGCGGCGAAGAATTAGCCTCCACCACGGCGGGCGCGGCTCCGCGTTTTCAAAGCAGACCCGGCCCGTGAGCCAGAATGAACCCCTCACTATCCCGCCTTCGACCAGCTCGCCGCTGATCAGACATGGCTCCGCCACCACGTCGATCTCTCCACCCCACGTGCGCACGCGCGCCCAGCGGAATGGGTTTCCGGTCGCCGGGTTGATGCGCAGCTCCGCCGCCAGCACGCGGCCGGAGAGCATCGCCTCCGGAGCCGGCACGGTGGCCTCTCCACCATCGGGAGCGAACAACCCGGTGGGGAGGAGGGATTCCGAAGCGTACTTCAGCTGGCCCGTCTGGCTGGCCATGTACTCCTCTTCGTTCGCGAACGCGCTCAGCTCGAACGCGAATGCCGCCACCTGCACCGGCGCGATCCGTGGCAGCCGCACCCGATCGTGCAGCGCGAAGTCCGGCGCGTCGATCGCGAAGGTGGTCGATCCCGATTCCGCGTCGTGGCTCGTCGGCTCCGGCCACACCTGGTACATCCCGTCCAGGGCGGAGAACGCCGGGTCACGAAAACGGCGCGACACACCGGCACGGATCGTCGTGTCGCCCGCGAAATGGGGGTTCATCCCCACGACCTGGTTCGCGGTGACCTGCGCCCAGAGCTCGACGCCGGCCCCCGGTGACCAGCGCCGGTACTCGCCGCCGCCGGGGAGCGCGATCCGCTCACCCGCTTCAGCCACCATCAGCGAGTGCGCGGAGAACTGCTCCCTGGTTTCGATATCGAAGCCAAGTGCGGCGAACAGGTTTGCCATGTCTCTCATCGATGTGGGACCCGACCTCAGTCCTTGTACGGATCCACCTCCCCCGCGCCGGCCATCGCGACGATCAGCGGGCGCAGCGTGTGCCGCACCTGGATCGTGTCGCCCTGCGCCGCGAGCACCCTGGGAAGGCGGCGGTACGCCTGCGGCGCCTCGTCCAGCCCGCCGCCGCGCAGAATCACCCCGCGCTTCCCCAGCCACTGCTGCAGCATCTCCTGAGAGATGCGGCCGGGGCTCAGCACCTTGCCGCGCCGGTTGCGCTTCCCCGCCGCGGCCGTGCGGCTCATCACCCGCCCCGCTCCGTGCACGGTGGAGAAGAGGGACTCCCGCTGCGCCAGCGCCGTCTCCTCGTCCGGCGGCGCGGCGTTCCCCTCCAGGATCACCGCGTCGTCGCCCATCGAGCCGCCCACGAAGCCCTTCTGCCCCGGGAACGCCGGCGTGGCGCCCTTGCGGATCACCACGTACTCAGTAGGCTCTCCCACCATAGAAACGTGGGTTTCCTTCCATCCGAAATTATGATGGTTGTGCACTAATTCCAGCTCCTTCCCGCCAAGGAGCGACACCACCTTGCGCGCCACCCACTCGCGCCCGGCATACGCGTACTCGCCGGCGAGCTGCATGAGTTGCCAGTAGTCGTGCCCCAGCGGCTGGTTGATGTCCAGAAGCACCTCCTTCTCCGCGGCCCGCTCGCCCCACATCCCGCCCTGCGACAGTGACAGGTAGGCGCTGGCGATGGTGTGCCCCAACCCGCGGCTCCCGAAGTGCACCCCCACCCACACCGCTCCGCTCTCGTCCGCGAAGACATCCACGTAATGGTTGCCGGAGCCAACCGTTCCTAGCTGCCGACGCGCCTTGTCCTGAAGCGTCTCGCGGTAGCC
This region includes:
- a CDS encoding nucleotidyltransferase domain-containing protein, giving the protein MTYNLNLILPVGTQVVLRRAAATGAGRPLAPAGSVGKVVGAPTDHTHAYRVRLVDGTELSLPRTELTIRKHLQAETLAELGGVLRDHSLDEHVMLRVVVGSRAYGLDDEESDVDRRGVYLPPAELHWSLYGVPEQLENVATEECYWEVGKFLGLALKANPNILEVLYSPRVEHAAPLAEELLRERGRFLSKIVYQTYNGYVMSQFRKLEQDVRNTGAPRWKHAMHLVRLLISGITALRDGHVPVRVEENRAALLGIKSGAAPWDEVNEWRLALHREFDAALASTRLPDRPDYAWANGYLIRARRSAVGTEVR